The genomic stretch TTCACCGAGATTGTTGACAAACATAGAGCATACAATGTAAGTAGTATGCCAGAAATCATGCCATGACTGATATCTTTGTAGAACAGCCTATATATATGATTTCAAGACATATTATATCTACTTAAAATGGAATCATATTTAGTACTGCATTCACTTTCAAGTCTCTTTTGATGCAGTGGAAAGTACCCTCAGGATTTCCACCGGTTAGATTCTTTGGTGCACCAGCTCAAAGGTAGCGGATCCAGGTATAGGACATGTGAACATGCTCTGAAAACACCCAGTGTGAAAATAATCTTATTGCGGGTCTCATCACCACAGAATCCTCTGATAACCCATTCAATATATACGCTTTAAGAGTGCTTAGTGATGTGAGAGCAACGTTATTATTTGTAAAACAGAAATATTCTCACCGACAGCCTTAGCTTTTGTGTTCCAAGTCACTCAAGTTACCTTTGTTTGGCTCAGCATTGGTGCAGTCAGGATGAAGAACGAATGCTCGGTGTTTAAGGCACACTGCAACGATAAGAATCTGGAAGGGTATGCATTCCTCTTACTCTGTCCATCTCTGTAATCCCATCGTCAGACGATTTGCTCACCTCACCCGCTGTAGCGTGTCTGTGTTTGTGCTTTAGATGCCGCAGGTCATTGcagaggatgaagagggagcaTGCCACTCTGAAGCAGAAGCTGGAGTCATATTTTCAGGTAAATCAGACACCTTTGTCTTCAAAAAAATCTCTTGGCTAAACAACATGTTACCTATCTTTTGCCTCACAG from Lolium rigidum isolate FL_2022 chromosome 4, APGP_CSIRO_Lrig_0.1, whole genome shotgun sequence encodes the following:
- the LOC124649078 gene encoding pseudo histidine-containing phosphotransfer protein 2-like isoform X1, which translates into the protein MDYSTLRRQITFMKKSFFDQGYLDEQFNQLEELQDESSPNFVEEVVALFLKDSPRLLTNIEHTIGKYPQDFHRLDSLVHQLKGSGSSIGAVRMKNECSVFKAHCNDKNLEGCRRSLQRMKREHATLKQKLESYFQLLRQVAPREHAVNLRK
- the LOC124649078 gene encoding pseudo histidine-containing phosphotransfer protein 2-like isoform X2, with amino-acid sequence MDYSTLRRQITFMKKSFFDQGYLDEQFNQLEELQDESSPNFVEEVVALFLKDSPRLLTNIEHTIGKYPQDFHRLDSLVHQLKGSGSSIGAVRMKNECSVFKAHCNDKNLEGSLQRMKREHATLKQKLESYFQLLRQVAPREHAVNLRK